The Kitasatospora sp. NBC_01287 genome contains a region encoding:
- a CDS encoding Mur ligase domain-containing protein translates to MDPLDYTGPALLAAPHLIGIADPGMPGLAQVLAERGARPTGCAHPQDVPDHLAALGIGVLPGHDRGHVRADMSALVASGANSLARGAETTRAQDMGLPVLDHADALGLLIAAAPTSIVVAGSHSTTLTAGALTAALHYAIRPGRCSPRLSDSLPGTTAAATC, encoded by the coding sequence ATGGACCCCCTCGACTACACCGGTCCCGCACTGCTGGCAGCCCCGCACCTGATCGGGATCGCAGATCCGGGTATGCCGGGCCTGGCTCAAGTGCTGGCCGAGCGCGGCGCCCGCCCCACCGGCTGCGCCCACCCCCAGGACGTCCCCGACCATCTGGCCGCTCTCGGGATCGGTGTCCTGCCCGGACACGATCGCGGCCACGTGCGCGCCGACATGTCCGCCCTCGTCGCCTCGGGGGCGAACTCGCTGGCCCGCGGCGCCGAAACGACGCGCGCCCAGGACATGGGCCTGCCGGTCCTGGACCACGCGGACGCGCTGGGCCTGCTGATCGCCGCCGCCCCGACCTCGATCGTGGTGGCCGGCAGCCACAGCACCACGCTCACCGCCGGGGCACTCACCGCCGCCCTGCACTACGCAATCCGGCCTGGACGCTGCTCGCCCCGCCTGTCGGACAGCCTGCCGGGCACCACAGCGGCGGCGACCTGCTGA